The sequence below is a genomic window from Methylotuvimicrobium sp. KM2.
CCGGATAAAATTTAGCGACTAAATTATTGGCGGTCATTGTGCCGCCAATCCCACCGCCAATGACGATAATGCGTTTTGTCGAGCTAGTCATAATGACTCCTTCAATTGTTTATTCAGTGAAGGGGCAACGTGTTAGGCGCATTAATAATGAATACCTTGCGCCATGTGCAAGAAGCCTCGTTTTTTAGTCAGTCGACGCGGTTGAGCGCACCGGAAGGACATTGATTGATAACTTTAACGACTTCAGCGTCAGTCGCTTTGTCTAGTTCGATCACGAATTGTTCGTCTACCACTTTAAATACCTCGGGCAGAGATTTGACACAGTTGCCGGAATGAGAGCATGTTTGTTTATCCCATTGTATTTTCATGATGCTTAGCCTCTGTTATTTTCAGCTGTTGTTGGGTTAATCATGGTTTTTACTTCGGCAATCGAATTGGCCGGAAACTCACCACGCTCCGCATGGGTTTTAATGCTTTGTTTATCGGGGGCAATGTAAATGCAATAGATTTTGTCGTCTGTCACATAACTTTCCACCCACTGAATTTGCGGCCCCATGTCGTTCAGAATACAGCAGGACTTTTGTGAAATTTGTTGCAGTTCTGCGGCGTTTAATTGGCCTGCATTAGGGATTTCTCGTTCAATAATATATTTAGGCATATTGTCTCCTATACTGTTATATGACCAGTCGTCTGAGATTGGTTGTTTAAAAAACGATATAAGCCATCATGGCCATATCGTTTGAAAGTTTGTTCGTTAAACAGTCTTGTTAAATGCGTGACGCTTAAGTTTGTGGTGGAATTTTCACGGCTAATTCGGCCTCTTTCCAGGCTGTAATACCGCCATTAATATTCCTGATATTTTTAAAGCCCATTTGTTGCATCACAGCCGCCGCCATGGCAGAGCGCCCCGAACTGGCACAAAGTAGTAGCCATTTTTTATCGCGATCCATTAATTCTTCACGACGACCTGCGTATTGGCGGTCTGCCGCCGCTTCCAGTATGCCGCGCGGAATATTTAACGCGCCCTCAATAGTACCTGACATAAATTCGGCAGGTTCGCGCACATCCAATACCTGATAACCTTCATCCAATAGAGATTTAACATTTAGTACCTCTATTTCGTGTATTTGTGATTTTGCTTGTTTAACAAAATCCATTAAGGTTTTTTCTTCGCTCATATCAAATCCCCATAGTTAATAGTTGACCGGTCGTCTTGCGGGTAGGCAAAAAAAGATCTAAGCAACCGGCGTTTGTGTCGACTTACCTTGCTCCTAATCTAAATTGGACTTGGCAACAAAATAATCATTCAGTAAGGTATCGCAAAACTCTTGCAAAGGTTGCACGGATTGTTCAATTTTCATCCGTAACAACGCGCCTTGCCAGTTATTTACCAACAAGTTAGCCATAATTTCAGCGTTCCGATCAGTACGTACCGTGCCTTCTTTTTGTGCTTGCAGTAATGCTTTATGTTGCAGCACTTTGTAGCGTTCAACGGCAGACTTTAGCGCCTGATTGCACCGTTCACTGGTATCGCCAATTTCACCCATCAGGTTACCCAATAAGCATCCACCTTTGTATCCATTCTTTTCCACTGCAACAATAAGCTCCGCATAGTAGTTTTTTAAAGCAGAGAGCGGGTCAACCTGTGAGTGTTGTAGGTGCTTCGTTAAGAGCTGTATAAATGGCTCCATATAATGAGTAATGGCTTGAGCAGCAAATTCTTCTTTGCTATCAAAGTAGCTATAAAATGAACCCTTGGGCACCTGTACGGCATTTACAATTTCGTTAATACCGGTTGCATGATAGCCCTGGTTCATCAACAGGTAAACACCCTGATCTAGTAATTTTGTGCGTTTGGAGAGTTTGCTGTTCATAGTGGGTACAAATATACGACCGGTCGTATATTTTGTCAATAATTTTTTTCCGACAAGGGTTAGTCGCAGCGTAAATTCAGTACTGATTAATGGTATATAAAGAATTCTGTTTTTTATCTTATTACGCATGGCTTCGCCTAAGATGCCATCGAATATTTTGAGGTTGATAATGATGAGCACATTCGCAGCATGATGGAAGACGATAACAATGAATATCG
It includes:
- a CDS encoding (4Fe-4S)-binding protein encodes the protein MKIQWDKQTCSHSGNCVKSLPEVFKVVDEQFVIELDKATDAEVVKVINQCPSGALNRVD
- a CDS encoding DUF4242 domain-containing protein: MPKYIIEREIPNAGQLNAAELQQISQKSCCILNDMGPQIQWVESYVTDDKIYCIYIAPDKQSIKTHAERGEFPANSIAEVKTMINPTTAENNRG
- a CDS encoding rhodanese-like domain-containing protein; this translates as MSEEKTLMDFVKQAKSQIHEIEVLNVKSLLDEGYQVLDVREPAEFMSGTIEGALNIPRGILEAAADRQYAGRREELMDRDKKWLLLCASSGRSAMAAAVMQQMGFKNIRNINGGITAWKEAELAVKIPPQT
- a CDS encoding TetR family transcriptional regulator C-terminal domain-containing protein — protein: MLIIINLKIFDGILGEAMRNKIKNRILYIPLISTEFTLRLTLVGKKLLTKYTTGRIFVPTMNSKLSKRTKLLDQGVYLLMNQGYHATGINEIVNAVQVPKGSFYSYFDSKEEFAAQAITHYMEPFIQLLTKHLQHSQVDPLSALKNYYAELIVAVEKNGYKGGCLLGNLMGEIGDTSERCNQALKSAVERYKVLQHKALLQAQKEGTVRTDRNAEIMANLLVNNWQGALLRMKIEQSVQPLQEFCDTLLNDYFVAKSNLD